In the Candidatus Methylomirabilota bacterium genome, GGGGATCCGATCGTGATCCTGGGAGGTCTCCATATCGGCTGCTTCGAGCTGTTTGGGACAGACCGCGTCCGTACGATTCGCGACCTCAAAGGAAAGACCGTGGCCGTGCTGGAGATCGGATCCGCCCAGCACGTGTTCCTATCGACCATGGCCGCGCACGTCGGCCTGGACCCGCGACGGGACATCAACTGGGTCACCCATCGACCGGCGGAGTCCATGCGGCTTTTCGCGGAAGGGAAGGTCGATGCGTTCCTCGGGTTCCCCCCGGAGCCCCAGGAGCTGCGAGCCAGGAAGATCGGCCATGTCGTGGTCAACAGTACGCGCGATCGGCCGTGGTCCCAGTACTTCTGCTGCATGATGGTCGGGAACCGGGAGTTCGTCCGCAAGCACCCGGTGGCGACCAAGCGGGCCCTGCGAGCAATCCTGAAAGCCAACAGCCTCTGCGCGCTGGAGCCGGAGCGGGCGGCGCGGTACCTCGTGGACAAGGGCTTCACCCAGCGCGTCGACTACGCTCTTCAGGCACTCAAGAACATCCCCTACGGGCAATGGCGCGAGTACGACCCCGAGGACACGGTGCGCTTCTACGCCCTCCGCCTCCACGAGGCCGGGATGATCAAGTTGAGCCCGCCGAAGATCATCGCCCAGGGCACCGACTGGCGCTTTCTCAACGAGCTGAAGAAGGAACTGAAGGGGTAGCGAGGGTCAACCTCCCCCAGCGTGAGATACCGCATCAGGCGAGGCGCCGGTACAACTCCTCGTTCTTCTGCAGTACTCGCTTGGCGGCTGCCTCGAAGTCCTCGTCCCGAGTTCCCAGCAGGTCCGCAACCGCGGCCCTGGCGAGGTCCTCCGGCGCGAGGCCAAGACGCTCCGCCTCCTGGCGCAAACGTTCGGCCTGGGCTGGGGAC is a window encoding:
- a CDS encoding ABC transporter substrate-binding protein, giving the protein MSDRRESLSRREFVCGLALAGTAGLHGLRPEPVAAEPPPETARLRLIKIPSVCQAPQYVAGELLQAEGFTDVQYVQKAGALGITEALASGEADINNHFVAPSIIRVEAGDPIVILGGLHIGCFELFGTDRVRTIRDLKGKTVAVLEIGSAQHVFLSTMAAHVGLDPRRDINWVTHRPAESMRLFAEGKVDAFLGFPPEPQELRARKIGHVVVNSTRDRPWSQYFCCMMVGNREFVRKHPVATKRALRAILKANSLCALEPERAARYLVDKGFTQRVDYALQALKNIPYGQWREYDPEDTVRFYALRLHEAGMIKLSPPKIIAQGTDWRFLNELKKELKG
- a CDS encoding DNA-binding protein encodes the protein MLNPVMSATPLTIPMTDLSPAQAERLRQEAERLGLAPEDLARAAVADLLGTRDEDFEAAAKRVLQKNEELYRRLA